Proteins from a single region of Desulfurobacteriaceae bacterium:
- a CDS encoding NADH-quinone oxidoreductase subunit C: protein MKVEEIKVPLREIRRAIKDFYDPKEWHFITVNGTDIGGKVELKWFFTKYGEEEVFKVFTAEANYDDEVPTITYIIPSAWIAEWELADLLGLNVEGAKKGLFLDPDSPKAPLRRG from the coding sequence ATGAAAGTGGAAGAGATTAAAGTTCCTCTTAGGGAGATAAGAAGGGCAATAAAGGATTTTTATGATCCTAAGGAGTGGCATTTTATTACTGTTAACGGAACAGATATTGGGGGAAAAGTAGAGCTTAAATGGTTTTTTACAAAATATGGCGAAGAAGAAGTTTTCAAGGTATTTACAGCAGAAGCAAACTATGATGATGAAGTTCCTACTATTACTTATATCATCCCCTCTGCTTGGATTGCAGAGTGGGAACTTGCTGACCTTTTGGGTTTAAACGTAGAAGGAGCTAAGAAAGGATTATTCCTTGATCCTGATAGTCCAAAAGCACCTTTGAGGAGAGGTTAA
- a CDS encoding nickel-dependent hydrogenase large subunit, whose protein sequence is MGNKITIPFGSQHVALPEPIKFVFQTENERIVDVEVDVGYVHRGIEKACMTKFKYMQIGYVVARVCGLCAISHTLGYVTAIERLMEIEVPRKALYLRLIVSELDRIHSHLLAMGHLAEVAGYENLFMHTFRDRELVMELLELVTGNRVQFDYATVGGVNRDITPEVEKELREKLKVLKEKTLWLKDVFENDYTIKLRWKGIGVITPEMAKELNVVGPPARASGLATDVRNEFNYLPFKEVGYKLIVRNEGDIYARNLVRAEETLNAIDMVFNALDGMPEGDIKVPVKGLPDGESLARVEAPRGELFYYVKASKKMILDRLRIRVPTFANIPVMKELFIGMDYADVPATVISFDPCLSCTAR, encoded by the coding sequence ATGGGAAACAAAATTACGATACCTTTCGGTAGCCAGCACGTAGCTTTACCTGAACCGATAAAGTTTGTTTTTCAGACAGAAAACGAAAGAATCGTAGATGTTGAAGTAGATGTCGGATACGTTCACAGGGGAATTGAAAAAGCTTGTATGACAAAGTTTAAGTATATGCAGATAGGTTATGTAGTTGCAAGAGTTTGTGGTCTTTGTGCTATATCACACACTCTTGGCTATGTAACTGCCATAGAAAGGTTAATGGAAATAGAAGTTCCGAGAAAAGCCTTGTATCTAAGACTGATTGTTAGCGAGCTTGACCGTATCCATTCCCATCTTCTTGCAATGGGCCACCTAGCAGAAGTAGCAGGATATGAAAACCTCTTCATGCACACGTTTAGAGACAGAGAGCTTGTAATGGAGCTTTTAGAGCTTGTTACAGGAAACAGGGTTCAGTTTGACTATGCGACAGTTGGTGGAGTGAATAGAGATATTACTCCTGAAGTAGAAAAAGAGCTTAGAGAAAAGTTGAAAGTACTTAAAGAGAAGACCTTGTGGTTAAAGGATGTTTTTGAAAACGATTACACTATAAAGCTTAGGTGGAAAGGTATTGGTGTAATTACTCCAGAAATGGCAAAAGAACTCAATGTTGTAGGACCTCCTGCTAGGGCTTCAGGATTAGCAACAGATGTGAGAAATGAATTTAACTACTTACCATTTAAGGAAGTGGGTTATAAACTTATTGTAAGAAACGAAGGTGATATTTACGCTAGAAACTTGGTTAGAGCAGAAGAGACTCTCAACGCTATAGATATGGTCTTTAATGCCTTAGATGGAATGCCAGAGGGAGACATAAAGGTTCCTGTTAAAGGTCTTCCTGACGGTGAAAGTTTAGCAAGAGTAGAGGCTCCGAGAGGAGAACTCTTTTACTATGTAAAGGCAAGTAAGAAGATGATACTTGATAGATTAAGAATTAGAGTTCCAACCTTTGCAAACATTCCTGTGATGAAAGAACTCTTTATTGGAATGGATTATGCAGATGTTCCAGCAACAGTTATTAGCTTTGACCCATGTCTTTCTTGTACTGCGAGGTAA
- a CDS encoding 4Fe-4S dicluster domain-containing protein produces MKDMLIESLKNLFKKPATVKYPLEPSPPPPNYRGLIVYKKELCIFCTKCEIVCPPGAIRFTYNEDGSKEYHYNPYLCIYCGECVRACPKPGCLTQVEEVAEPATEETIPNWDELEKQADETKKKWLASKKKKKA; encoded by the coding sequence ATGAAAGATATGCTAATAGAGTCCTTAAAGAACCTTTTTAAGAAGCCCGCTACTGTTAAATATCCTCTAGAACCATCTCCGCCACCTCCTAATTATAGAGGTTTAATTGTCTACAAAAAAGAACTTTGTATTTTCTGCACGAAGTGCGAAATAGTTTGTCCTCCTGGAGCGATAAGGTTTACGTATAATGAAGATGGTTCTAAAGAGTACCATTACAACCCATACCTTTGCATTTACTGTGGAGAGTGTGTAAGAGCTTGTCCAAAGCCTGGATGTCTAACCCAAGTTGAAGAAGTTGCAGAACCAGCTACAGAAGAAACAATCCCTAATTGGGACGAACTTGAAAAACAAGCAGACGAAACAAAGAAAAAATGGTTGGCTTCTAAGAAAAAGAAAAAAGCTTAA
- the mdh gene encoding malate dehydrogenase, producing MDRKKITIVGAGNIGATLALLLARRETADITLIDINEGIAKGKALDIMEASPILGVNAHVVGTGNYEDTADSDVVIITAGFPRKPGMSRDDLLFKNFEIVKSVSEQIKKYSPNAFVIVVTNPLDAMTYTALKVTGFPKERVLGMAGVLDSARFAYFISEKTKISVENIRAFVIGGHGDDMVPLKKYTTVSGIPVDKFLSPSELDQIIERTRFGGGEIVQLLKTGSAFYAPAASILEMVISILWNKRKILSASVYLDGEVGEYYGASGLCVGVPIILGKNGVEEIIKLDLEEDEWQQWRKSVESVRRLVEKLPL from the coding sequence TTGGATAGAAAAAAAATTACGATAGTTGGGGCAGGAAATATTGGCGCTACCTTGGCTCTCCTTCTGGCAAGAAGAGAAACAGCAGACATTACGTTAATAGACATAAATGAAGGTATAGCAAAAGGAAAAGCTCTTGATATTATGGAAGCATCTCCAATCCTTGGAGTTAATGCTCACGTTGTTGGAACGGGAAATTATGAAGATACAGCCGATTCCGACGTTGTAATCATTACTGCCGGTTTTCCAAGAAAACCTGGAATGAGTAGAGATGACCTTTTATTTAAGAATTTTGAAATTGTAAAAAGTGTTTCTGAACAAATTAAAAAGTATTCTCCAAATGCTTTTGTTATAGTGGTGACAAACCCTCTAGATGCAATGACATATACAGCTTTGAAGGTAACAGGCTTTCCAAAAGAGAGAGTTCTTGGAATGGCAGGAGTTTTAGATTCTGCAAGATTTGCTTACTTTATTTCTGAAAAGACAAAGATATCCGTTGAAAACATTAGGGCTTTTGTAATTGGGGGACATGGTGATGATATGGTTCCTCTCAAGAAATATACTACTGTCAGTGGAATTCCTGTTGATAAATTTTTAAGCCCTTCTGAACTTGACCAAATAATAGAAAGAACACGTTTTGGTGGTGGTGAAATTGTTCAGCTTCTAAAAACCGGAAGTGCATTCTATGCTCCAGCAGCTTCCATCTTAGAGATGGTTATATCTATTCTTTGGAACAAGAGAAAAATCCTTTCCGCAAGTGTTTACCTTGATGGAGAAGTTGGAGAATACTACGGCGCCTCTGGCCTCTGCGTTGGCGTGCCAATAATCCTTGGAAAGAATGGAGTTGAGGAAATAATAAAACTTGACTTGGAAGAAGATGAATGGCAACAATGGAGAAAGTCTGTTGAGTCTGTAAGAAGACTTGTTGAGAAACTACCTCTTTAG
- a CDS encoding fumarate hydratase, translated as MREIHVDKVKEAVKKLCMEANYFLPSDVLKAFEEGKEKEVSPVGKNVFDILKENARIAATEEIPYCQDTGFAVIFIEVGQDVRFVGGSLEDAINKGVAEGYTEGYLRKSIVSDPLFDRKNTGDNTPAVIHYRIVPGDKVRITMAAKGGGSENMSRLAMLKPADGLEGVKRFVIETVSNAGPNPCPPIIVGVGIGGTFEKVAYLAKKALLRPIGHRNPDPRYAKLEEELLEEINKLGIGPAGFGGKVTALDVKIEWYPCHIASLPVAVNIQCHASRHKEIEL; from the coding sequence ATGAGAGAAATTCATGTAGATAAAGTAAAAGAAGCTGTAAAAAAGCTTTGTATGGAAGCTAACTATTTTCTACCCTCCGATGTTTTAAAGGCTTTTGAAGAGGGAAAAGAAAAGGAAGTTTCTCCGGTTGGAAAAAACGTTTTTGACATACTTAAAGAGAATGCAAGGATAGCAGCTACTGAGGAGATCCCTTACTGTCAGGACACAGGATTTGCTGTAATTTTCATTGAAGTTGGACAAGATGTAAGGTTTGTTGGTGGAAGTTTAGAGGATGCTATAAATAAAGGAGTAGCTGAAGGGTATACTGAAGGTTATTTAAGAAAGTCTATAGTAAGTGATCCTCTTTTTGATAGGAAAAATACTGGTGATAACACCCCAGCTGTAATCCATTATAGAATCGTTCCGGGAGATAAAGTAAGGATTACTATGGCTGCAAAAGGTGGCGGTAGTGAAAATATGAGTCGCCTTGCAATGTTAAAACCTGCCGATGGTTTAGAGGGGGTTAAAAGGTTTGTAATAGAAACTGTAAGTAATGCTGGTCCTAATCCATGTCCTCCAATTATAGTAGGGGTTGGTATTGGAGGCACATTTGAAAAAGTAGCTTACCTTGCTAAAAAGGCACTCCTTAGACCAATAGGACACAGGAACCCCGATCCAAGGTATGCAAAACTTGAAGAAGAACTTTTGGAGGAAATAAACAAGCTTGGTATCGGTCCTGCAGGCTTTGGAGGAAAAGTAACAGCCCTTGATGTTAAGATAGAATGGTATCCCTGCCACATCGCCTCCCTCCCTGTTGCAGTAAATATCCAGTGTCACGCATCCCGTCATAAAGAGATTGAACTCTAA